Proteins from a single region of Xenopus laevis strain J_2021 chromosome 9_10S, Xenopus_laevis_v10.1, whole genome shotgun sequence:
- the LOC121393126 gene encoding probable serine/threonine-protein kinase mkcD, giving the protein MASKRLKSLFCGCFPRLRRKRKNKISIEERVIEEQKSNAESEKHLQIRIEEPVVEQKNNEESEKQLQIPIEEIIVEENNEESEKHLQDEKPSESPEETSQPQFVDCREEPSENEDDVFCSAESGKLAETSETSEPLHGDDVFCSAESGKSAETSESSETSEHLHGDDDNESSIFLTAEDAEDPPEQEAQPLVRHYLAGIPVVFKDPSINFYGWKKLGAGGFGTVFKVMKQKSRIPVALKITEIKKRDAEKIWELQEVEILKKLSGHKNIVKQFSAMIYVTPERSQLWFTMEYCRGGSLMKLIEGAVNNSLSEVCIRYIAREVLEGLHYMHHKCVVHCDIKSPNITLNRRGTFKIIDFGLAVQLERIDKKIIGARGTTCWMAPEVIGCRYNWRQTYNFKVRSLVL; this is encoded by the exons ATGGCTTCAAAACGactaaaatctttattttgtggTTGTTTTCCACGACTTCGACGAAAGAGAAAAAACAAG ATTTCCATTGAAGAACGCGTAATCGAAGAGCAGAAGAGCAATGCGGAGTCTGAGAAACATCTTCAG ATTCGCATTGAAGAACCTGTTGTAGAACAGAAAAACAATGAGGAATCTGAGAAACAACTTCAG ATTCCCATTGAAGAAATCATTGTAGAAGAGAACAATGAAGAATCGGAGAAACATCTTCAG GATGAAAAACCTTCAGAATCACCGGAGGAAACATCACAACCTCAGTTTGTTGATTGT AGAGAAGAACCATCGGAAAATGAAGATGAT GTTTTTTGCTCAGCTGAATCTGGAAAATTGGCGGAAACATCGGAAACATCAGAACCTCTACATGGTGATGAT GTTTTTTGCTCAGCTGAATCCGGAAAATCGGCCGAAACATCGGAATCATCAGAAACATCAGAACATCTACATGGTGATGAT gACAACGAATCTTCGATATTTCTAACAGCTGAAGAT GCTGAAGATCCTCCAGAGCAAGAGGCACAACCTCTAGTTCGTCACTAT CTGGCAGGAATTCCAGTGGTTTTTAAA GATCCATCAATCAATTTTTATGGCTGGAAGAAACTTGGAGCGGGAGGATTTGGAACTGTGTTTAAG GTCATGAAACAAAAGTCGCGGATCCCCGTGGCcttaaaaatcacagaaatcaaAAAG AGAGACGCCGAGAAGATCTGGGAATTGCAGGAGGTTGAGATCTTGAAGAAACTCTCGGGtcacaaaaacattgtgaaacaaTTCAGCGCAATGATCTACGTCACTCCAGAAAGAAGCCAATTATGG TTCACGATGGAATATTGTAGGGGGGGATCTTTGATGAAACTAATTGAAGGAGCAGTTAATAACTCCCTCTCAGAGGTCTGTATCCGGTACATCGCTAGAGAAGTGCTAGAG GGCTTGCACTACATGCACCATAAATGTGTTGTCCACTGTGATATCAAATCACCGAATATCACACTAAACCGTCGTGGGACCTTCAAGATCA TTGATTTCGGATTGGCCGTGCAGTTGGAAAGAATAGACAAGAAAATCATAGGTGCCCGCGGAACTACCTGTTGGATGGCGCCCGAAGTCATTGGCTGCAGATACAACTGGCGACAGACCTACAACTTCAAGGTACGTTCATTGGTTCTGTAA